A window of Salmo trutta chromosome 5, fSalTru1.1, whole genome shotgun sequence contains these coding sequences:
- the LOC115194238 gene encoding U2 small nuclear ribonucleoprotein A'-like isoform X1, with protein sequence METAGPPAAPGQPGQPGQPGPVLGLRSLSFAYQGLLEIPYEVILAQRDTLEVLDLSYNLLEESPALLGELEKLSTLILDCNSYSSHVKFPYMPSVTTVWINKNKIGNLPTFVEEIRSKFPNIKILSMMNNESAPSYFNGGSLDQYIDYRQYVISQIPSLKILDDTEVLEKERAQAKKTYRMQRTREGSKKRKELQN encoded by the exons ATGGAGACAGCGGGGCCTCCTGCTGCACCAGGCCAGCCTGGCCAACCCGGTCAGCCAGGCCCGGTGCTGGGGCTTCGGAGTCTCTCCTTTGCCTACCAGGGATTGCTAGAGATCCCCTACGAAGTCATACTAGCCCAGCGAGACACCCTGGAAGTGTTGGACCTCAGCTACAACCTGCTGGAGGA GAGCCCAGCTCTCCTGGGTGAACTGGAGAAGCTCAGCACTCTGATCCTGGACTGCAACAGCTACTCGTCCCACGTCAAGTTCCCCTACATGCCTAGTGTCACCACCGTGTGGATCAACAAGAACAAGATCGGCAACCTGCCCACCTTCGTTGAGGAGATCCGAAGCAAGTTCCCCAACATCAA GATTCTCAGCATGATGAACAACGAATCAGCACCCAGCTACTTCAATGGAGGGAGTCTAGACCAGTACATAGACTACAG GCAGTATGTGATCAGTCAGATCCCAAGCCTGAAGATCCTGGATGACACTGAGGttttggagaaagagagagcgcagGCTAAGAAGACCTATAGGATGCAGAGGACCAGGGAAGGCAGCAAAAAGAGGAAGGAACTTCAAAATTAA
- the LOC115194233 gene encoding 5-hydroxytryptamine receptor 3A-like: MSNCSYHRLLDHLGLSQKSESLSNVRPVWNWTTPTPVMVDTYLYGILDVNEKSQTFTSHVMISMGWENELISWEPNDWCGIESVAVPRDMLWIPDVMILEDISDTGSITLSPYTEVAHSGMAYVTESRRLTTTCKMNLFKFPFDTQNCSITFISFMLKGIKLGPFSNSIIMSQFSEKVMVTLGEWDFLGIRLSMEKLIYDNNIVWDKLVYKISIRRRPLLYVINLLLPLLFFLILDLASFFIDEAKGEKLGYKVTILLSISVLLLILNDILPSTADDLPLIALYCIVIFALTGLSLLETMLVSFLIDMDSRVDHDIQTSSKTCEETPEETDCQRESQRDAEISLVKVEDIPNKDLNGDWLSNPRLLQRILEVRNIRQKCFFASVRCDKKKPGYWERVGRQIDQAYFCLYLITTIGFLVFTYHQWLH, encoded by the exons ATGAGCAATTGTTCCTATCATCGTCTTCTAGATCACCTGGGTCTGTCACAGAAAAGTGAGAGTTTATCAAATGTGCGGCCGGTGTGGAACTGGACAACACCTACGCCGGTTATGGTGGACACTTATCTATATGGTATTTTGGATGTG AATGAGAAGTCCCAAACCTTCACCTCCCATGTGATGATCTCAATG GGCTGGGAGAATGAACTGATATCGTGGGAACCCAACGACTGGTGTGGGATTGAGAGCGTAGCAGTTCCCAGAGACATGCTGTGGATACCAGACGTTATGATCTTAGAGGA CATTTCTGATACAGGCAGTATCACATTGAGCCCCTACACAGAGGTGGCCCACTCTGGCATGGCCTATGTGACAGAAAGCCGCCGGTTGACCACCACCTGCAAGATGAATCTTTTTAAGTTCCCCTTTGACACCCAGAACTGCAGCATTACCTTTATTTCCTTTATGCTTAAAG GTATAAAGTTGGGGCCCTTCTCCAACAGCATTATCATGAGCCAATTTTCCGAGAAGGTCATGGTTACATTGGGGGAATGGGACTTCCTGGGCATTAGGTTGTCCATGGAAAAGCTAATCTACGACAACAACATTGTTTGGGACAAGCTGGTCTACAAG ATCAGCATACGAAGAAGACCCCTTTTATACGTGATCAACCTCCTACTGCCACTCTTATTTTTCCTCATCCTGGACTTGGCCTCCTTTTTCATTGATGAGGCCAAGGGGGAAAAGCTGGGCTACAAAGTGACCATACTCTTGTCCATCTCTGTCTTACTGCTGATTCTCAATGACATCCTGCCTTCCACAGCAGATGACCTGCCACTCATAG CTCTTTACTGCATCGTAATCTTTGCCCTCACGGGCCTCAGTCTCCTGGAGACCATGCTGGTGAGCTTCCTGATTGATATGGACAGCAGGGTTGATCACGACATCCAGACCTCTTCTAAGACCTGTGAGGAGACTCCGGAAGAGACCGACTGCCAAAGAG AGTCTCAGAGAGATGCTGAGATCAGCCTGGTGAAGGTTGAGGACATTCCAAACAAGGACCTTAATGGAGACTGGCTGAGCAACCCCCGCCTACTGCAGCGGATCCTAGAGGTGCGGAACATACGgcagaaatgtttttttgctAGCGTGAGATGTGACAAAAAAAAGCCTGGGTACTGGGAGAGAGTTGGCCGACAAATTGACCAGGCTTACTTTTGCCTTTATCTCATCACCACCATTGGTTTTCTGGTATTCACTTATCATCAGTGGCTTCATTAG
- the LOC115194238 gene encoding U2 small nuclear ribonucleoprotein A'-like isoform X3, with the protein MCSEQTASGPVELPENHTSCCQRSPALLGELEKLSTLILDCNSYSSHVKFPYMPSVTTVWINKNKIGNLPTFVEEIRSKFPNIKILSMMNNESAPSYFNGGSLDQYIDYRQYVISQIPSLKILDDTEVLEKERAQAKKTYRMQRTREGSKKRKELQN; encoded by the exons ATGTGCAGTGAGCAGACTGCATCTGGGCCGGTAGAGCTGCCTGAAAACCACACATCGTG CTGCCAACGGAGCCCAGCTCTCCTGGGTGAACTGGAGAAGCTCAGCACTCTGATCCTGGACTGCAACAGCTACTCGTCCCACGTCAAGTTCCCCTACATGCCTAGTGTCACCACCGTGTGGATCAACAAGAACAAGATCGGCAACCTGCCCACCTTCGTTGAGGAGATCCGAAGCAAGTTCCCCAACATCAA GATTCTCAGCATGATGAACAACGAATCAGCACCCAGCTACTTCAATGGAGGGAGTCTAGACCAGTACATAGACTACAG GCAGTATGTGATCAGTCAGATCCCAAGCCTGAAGATCCTGGATGACACTGAGGttttggagaaagagagagcgcagGCTAAGAAGACCTATAGGATGCAGAGGACCAGGGAAGGCAGCAAAAAGAGGAAGGAACTTCAAAATTAA
- the LOC115194238 gene encoding U2 small nuclear ribonucleoprotein A'-like isoform X2, which yields METAGPPAAPGQPGQPGQPGPVLGLRSLSFAYQGLLEIPYEVILAQRDTLEVLDLSYNLLEDPALLGELEKLSTLILDCNSYSSHVKFPYMPSVTTVWINKNKIGNLPTFVEEIRSKFPNIKILSMMNNESAPSYFNGGSLDQYIDYRQYVISQIPSLKILDDTEVLEKERAQAKKTYRMQRTREGSKKRKELQN from the exons ATGGAGACAGCGGGGCCTCCTGCTGCACCAGGCCAGCCTGGCCAACCCGGTCAGCCAGGCCCGGTGCTGGGGCTTCGGAGTCTCTCCTTTGCCTACCAGGGATTGCTAGAGATCCCCTACGAAGTCATACTAGCCCAGCGAGACACCCTGGAAGTGTTGGACCTCAGCTACAACCTGCTGGAGGA CCCAGCTCTCCTGGGTGAACTGGAGAAGCTCAGCACTCTGATCCTGGACTGCAACAGCTACTCGTCCCACGTCAAGTTCCCCTACATGCCTAGTGTCACCACCGTGTGGATCAACAAGAACAAGATCGGCAACCTGCCCACCTTCGTTGAGGAGATCCGAAGCAAGTTCCCCAACATCAA GATTCTCAGCATGATGAACAACGAATCAGCACCCAGCTACTTCAATGGAGGGAGTCTAGACCAGTACATAGACTACAG GCAGTATGTGATCAGTCAGATCCCAAGCCTGAAGATCCTGGATGACACTGAGGttttggagaaagagagagcgcagGCTAAGAAGACCTATAGGATGCAGAGGACCAGGGAAGGCAGCAAAAAGAGGAAGGAACTTCAAAATTAA